In Lolium rigidum isolate FL_2022 chromosome 3, APGP_CSIRO_Lrig_0.1, whole genome shotgun sequence, the genomic window GTTGCCcgcgaaagcaaacaaagcactgCTCCACACCACACTGCTGTCACTGTACTCCTTGCTGCTTTAATCAATTCGTCAGGGCGAAAAAGGCCCCACGTCATTAAACTACCGCGCCCTGCCTGCCTGCCACCTTCAATGCGCAGACCCGACCGCAACCGTTACTACCGCAGTCCAACTATTTTGACTTCTACCGCGCTACTGTCCGAGGGACCAGGTCCACGAGCTCGGTGTGTCCCCACCTGTCACTTACATTGGCTGCAGCCATGTCACCACGATCGGGCTCCGCACGTCGTGCCCGCGGCCGTCCGACCACACGACGTGCCCGTACACCGGCGCCGCGCCGGCGGGAGCGGAAGcagccgccaccgtcaccgcgaaGCTCTGCTTCTGCACGGTCGGCGAGAAGACCAGCTTCTCCGGCTTCACCGCCACATCCACGCCACCGCTCGACATCTCCACGCGCGCCCTGTACGTCGCGGCCGCCTCGGCGCCCACGTTGGTCGCCGTGCGGATCACCGTCCTCGACATGTTGCCGCCGCCGTAGAGCACCACGGAGATCGACGGGTAGTTCAGGTCGGACCCCGACGGCTTCGTGCCCGCCGCCGACGTCGGGCACGCCACGGGCCTGTGCGTGACCACCTGGATCGCGTTCGCCTCGTACCCGATGCTGCACATGAACGCCACGTAGTCCTCCTCCCCGGCGTCGTACACCAGGCCCGGGTCCAGGGCCCTGCCCAGCGCGACGTGCCCCGCGCCGTAGTCGAACGGCGTGGCCGCGCGCCCGGCCTCCGCCTcgtcggccacggcgccggcacgGTTGTCGGTCACGATGGCCGTGGTCATCAGCGCCGACCGGATGGCCGCCGGCGACCACCCGGGGTGCGCGGACCGGAGCAGCGCGGCGGCCCCGCTCGCGTGCGGGCACGCCATGGAGGTCCCCGACAGGATGTTGAACTCCGTCCGCCGCGGGTCCGACTCCAGCCCCGTGGGCCCCGTGGCGCCCGTCCACGCCGCCAGGATGTTGACGCCcggcgcgatgaagtccggcttgAGGATCTCCGGCACGAGCCCGTTGGGCCCGCGCGCCGAGAAGGAGGCCACCAGTGGCGCCGGCTTCACGCCGATGACCGTGCCCCGGAACACGATCGTTGCCGTCGGGTTGGTGGCGTTGGCGGCGTACGCCTTGAGCGCGTCGCCCTCGCTCTCCCCCACCGAGCACGCCGGCAGCACGTGCGCGTCCCCGATCAGACCTTCGCCGTTGGCCTCTCCGTTGGCGAGCaccatcgccgcgccgccggcgtcCTTCACCACCACCCCTTTCGCCACGCGCGGGCTGCTGCCGCGGTCGCAGATGACGATCTTCCCGGCCACGAGCGACGGGTCGATCGAGTTCTCCATGCACAGGGAAGCAGACAGCCCGCCCGACCTCCCGGGGTAGTAGAGGGACAGCATCGTGTTGTtcgccagcggcttgccggagtagaGCGACACCCCCGACAGGCGCCGGCCGTCGCCGAGCACGATCTCGGCGGGGAAGCTGCGGTCGATGGTGCCGGCGCCCACGGTGGCGACCCACGGCGCGAGGTTGGTCACCGACATGGGGGCCGGCCCCTCGTTGCCCGCGGAGGTGGCCACGAACACGCCCCGCGACACGGCCCCGTACGACCCGATCGCGATCGGGTCGATGTAGAAGGGCGAGacggcgccgttgccgccgccgaTGGAGACGGAGATGACGTCCACGCCGTCCGCCACGGCGCGGTCGAAGCCGGCCAGGATGTCGGAGTCCAGGCAGCCGGCGCCCTTCCAGCACACCTTGTACGCCGCCACCCTGGCCTTGGGCGCGACCCCCTTGGCGACCCCGGAGGCGTAGCCCTCCATGCTCGCGTCGTAGGCCACGCTCCCGGCCGCCGTGGTCGCCGTGTGGGTGCCGTGCCCGTCGGCGTCGCGCGGGGACATGTACTCGGTGGACCCGTTGGAAGACGCCGCGGCGGCGCCGTAGTGCGCGGCGTGGCCCTGGGAGAAGAACCGCGCGCCCACGAGCTTACGGTTGCAGGAGGAGGACGGGAACGCGGGACCCGCGTCGCAGCCGCCGCGCCAGCGGGCGGGGACGGGCGGGAGGTTCCGGTCGGAGAGGCTCCGGCGCTCGGGCCAGACGCCGGTGTCGAGCACCCCGACGATGACGTCGGAGCCGTAGTCGGCGAGGGACCAGAGCCCGAGGCGCGCGCGGAGGCCCATGAACTGCGGCGACCTGGTGGTGTGCAGCTGCCGGACCTGGTCCTCGAAGGCGGCAAGGACGGCGGGGTGGCGGCGCAGCTCCTCCGCGCGGGACGCGGTGAGCGAGGCCGAGAAGCCGTGGAAGACGGTGTCGTAGACGTGGAGAGGCTGGAGCGGGTCGCCGGCAATGGCTGGCGAGGCGAAGGCGGCGGAGGTGTACCAGTGCGCGTGTGTGGGGAACACCGTCGGCTTGGCGCGGTGGTTGACGCGGAAGATGTACGTCTTCCTCGCTTGCccgccggcgccgtcgccgctcgCGCCTAGTACGGTTGGCGATAGCATGGTGGTAAGCAAGAGGAGGCagagcaggaggcggcggcgagcggccATTGGATAGAGCGGCGAGAGTGAGAGCGTGGTGGTGCGGCGGGTGGGGAGGAGTTATAGCGAGTGAGGCAGTGGGAAGTTGGGGAAGAAATGAGGTCTTTGCGCGGTGCGTGGTGGGGGTCTCGTAGCAGGAAGCAGTTATGAGGCGTCACGTTTTGGCTCCCTGCATCCGTAGCATGGTTGAATGCTGCCGCTTGGGTCAGTGCTTCAGTGGGATGCACGGGCGGTGCAGGCGTGTAGCTACCGTGCGCACGACCTTGTCTTGCGGATGGTCCCTGGAGTGTGGTGAGTGTGTGACCGTACTGTAAGCGGCGGATAGAATCTGGGGTTGCGAGTACAAGTATTCATGGACAAGGAGACCCAACGGCGGCTCCCAAATCATGTCTgtcaatatttttggtattttttccttttttttttggataagtCCAGAACAAACATTGAATTTGTAGGCAAAAGCTACATAGAACCCTCAACTATCAATTCCTGAAATCGGCACTCTAAACTCTCTGACCTAGGTCTATTTTGAAATTAACATGTAGCAACGGTACAAAGGAAAATCTCTCCAACGCATGATCGCTTCACTTGGATCCTACGAGATTCTTTTTTCTGCACTTGCAGATCCCCATCTTCATTGGTTTTCCTCTCTTTCTCTTCCTCTCTGCACCTTTATTTCTTTCTTCTGCTTTTCTCTGACGAGCAACCGGCCTCTCCTGCACGAGACTACCACACTCTGCGAAGCAACAACCTCGGTCCGGTCTCACATCCAAGCCTACAAAGCCTGTGAGGAAGCAAGTTGAGGTGAGCCGttggtaattgatgactctaccCTTGGTGACACGTATTACACATAATATTTTAAGGAAAAATTTGCTATAGGACATCATTATTTTCACACGATTGCCATAACACATTTTTCGATTGTGTCTTTACCAGGGATCATTACAATTTTATGACATATTTGCCAAAACACATCACCTGTCCAGAAACGGAAATTTTGGCACTTTTTTCTACAAAACCAGTAATAGCATGGTCATCCCAGCCAAAAATGCAAAATTTTCCATCTTTGGACAGGTGGCGTGTTTTGGCAAATGTAccacaaaattataatggtacctgACAAAGACACAATCGaacggtgtgttttggcaaacgccaAAAAATAACGATGTCCTATAGCAAGTATTCTCTTAAATTATTTGATATTGCGGGAAGCTCATGACTACGCATAACTTGTTGGAGGACTTGACTGGATGGATAGCCTAAGCGAGCGTGCCATTGAGTTGAAGATGCGCGAAGACTgacacggcttgctttattatGGGTGCATCAAGAGAGTAGAGACCTCTATGGCAGGAATCTCTAAGAAGTATGACCCTCGTATCCAGATCTtgagaatggatgaaagtcgataaaAAACATGATTGTCTCTACCAAAATTACAGACTGCtaaaatattttggtgacattgGGTACATGGAGAACATTGTGAAGATGAAGTGGGTGAGATGAAGGAGCGAGTAAAATAGCCTGACCAACATGACATATGTTCATACTTGAACCGTCGGCCTTGTGCACCTTGTCCTTGTCGTGGTAAGGTTCATGCATGTGCATCTTGTCCAAGTTTTGTTGGTGAGGTTGTCCATGCCCCTTGTATCCATGTACCAGCGAGGATCAAAAGTTGGTGGATGAGGTTGTCCATGCGCCACATGGTTCGCCATGGAGAGATAACGAGCGGTGAAGTGACCATCGTTACCGACACCTACGAAATCCTTCTGGAACCGCTTGAATCAATCATCAGCTAGGTACCTAGCCTCATCACATAGTTGAAAGATGTGACGAGTGCCAGACGTGCGGCCACCGGGAGGACCGGAGCCACGTGAGTGGTGCGGAAGCGGGgcaggtgtaatatcccaggtttagaggcaacaaaatgagagaacaccaaagtgtgcattgcattcatgcatagaaaattcggggaagtttcgcgctttcaaataaatcttaccacagtcactgaagtttcacttgacttactggaattgaagtagatcatcaagtcaagcgctataaacttcactgtgatctttgctaaaaccttattttgggtagagatgatttgatctatggattagatcaaatggaattagatttacaacaacacattctttaagaatcaaaccctaacttattaacacttgaaagttagcaactacctttgtgtgtaatttaattcacttataaataagttaaaccacagggtctaatgtgcataaaagccacacattcttatttaaatcataacttattaaatacatggaatatcataaaactaaatccatttacattacaaattatagttcagactatttgaataaaactaactatgagtattttgaaactcatatgaccatgccttggtgaaatcaaacccaactatccaaaattgaggaataaccttcaaccttaaccttttgaccaatattataatgtaaatccaatcaaagatggtatgatgactcatccacaataatacaaCTCTCcataagatatttagtaacaaatgccacttggctatccaaaaataaatcatatgagaggataatctctatgccacataggatgaaaatatctacatgacttgcttcccaagctatgccacctcatgctcaaaggattgctatggataagggcatgacaaccaagcaccttactcatctaaccaacacaagagtcaccacctatgtgtcatgatactagagcttgcccaagcctataaatagagccacacccttcatccatttggacatcttgtaccatgctacaaggaaaccaaacacttgagaccttccatgtgaattagctaggatcaagatgaagaagctaggaggtggaggcataccacaagatgcaggtttatcagatttcctgaagaacaagctacacaagataccaaggtagaattcctaggcaaaccatatatttagaggatcatatcatcatctcttaagtaggaccttaggatattccaatacattgagaagtgagagaagttataatactaatcatagccatgatCATAcatgaatactagagtagtactaatcctagttattcaagtcaatatttgatcttggaggtgagaaccctattccaataacaatacctcaggaaaccaattctataatcatcacaacttggtagtaattataaaccctaagaatctattatgagtgtgatgagaggaatattaaagagggattagtgaggaatgagtgaatcttgtctaatgcatgatcataccttgtagatatagatgataagttaaaccatatgattaatagatctcatccatcacataaaataataagtatatcactagtagttaaccctgcaccaatcctcatgccttgtatggaggagtaaccctagctagccaataatacataatcaaagcttatactTATACCCAATTCTGCTTGTGTATCCCATGGGTAATCCCAAataaaaaccctagaccacatttgaatccaagtaccacttgggatcatgaaaagaacccctgccatgcctcatgcctacttatattgcaatttaatgaagagtatgcaaaaccctaaaccctttcacataggatccacctcacataaaatgatatgccctaacttgtgtatcatggaacacaagtataatccaagctagaagttgctaagcaagattagtaattatagagtttaattaaccattttctcaaaccttagaaacaatcattcacataaaatcatttgttaaaccctagccataattaaataatatgtgagtaatcactatggttaagcactagaaaaatagaatatgttcaccatgcacatgttctacatTCCAAACCATTTAAACAGGTTCGattcctaaattaattaggaattgAGATGAACCTTAGAATTATATCAATTGGAATTTTAACTTGTGCCTCATAAGAACCCCAAATTAATCAtttataaaatggttgtttataaacaaaacaatacagtaggtagcattatcaaattgttttgatattaaaatattttagaacctacaaaacaaaatagaaatcaaatttgaattcaaacaacaaaatagaaaagaaaacagaaacttgaaaaaggaaagagagggaaacttacctgacttacctggaccgcagcagcccaaaGCCCACCACAGCAGCCCAACAGTTAGCCCAGGAGCAGTCCAGCCCACGTcccaaataccgtttcgcgtgcgtcaaaaatcgtgcgagaggagagaacacttcgtcgtcgtcgtctccgagctcgacagcgcggcggagccagtaggccacgatctcgTCGTCGATAAGCTTGCCCCGGACGTTGCCAGATACTCAGAACCACGCTTAAACTCTCTCGCGTtcgagcttatccgcggacgaggagatccttgccagctagaagcttccagagaccgcgacctcccgaccatggccgtcgccgtgtcgaggccacagggcttcccttggcctataaataggtggagagcatcgccgtgcacgccttgtTCACCTCCGCCACTTCAATCCTTCTCAATCACTCTCTATCTTCCAAAACCATCTGTGCATTTTCGctggagtcgaagacgaagccgacggaggaggtcaCCCCAGCCTCTGGCGTGTGGTCCAGGAGGaacgcctggactcaaggagcatctgggaggagcccagcatccaggggagccgtgTGGAGGATCGATTTCATCGTTCCCTTCCGCAGTAGTTCGTCGGGAGATCGctaatcgccgtcgtctccgtcgaccatcgccggagccgaccacgccatcatctacagggtgagcatacgcctcTGTAGAGCTAGATCTCGCATCCTAGAACCTCCTGTAGCCTCCGATTCGAATCTCGTCGGAGTaacaccgccgcgggacatgattTCCGACGAAGCTCCGGTGACCTATAGCTTGTTCCACCACCACCATAGTGTTCCccatcttcttctcgttcgattgaTACCAACCGCGCATCCGGGGGTGCcctgtagcggcggcgccgtcctcgtctgaccgccggcgtcaagccgccggtagaAATGACGTGGCCGTGGGCTCCCCGCACATGTTTGACTTGGTCGTTGCCCTCGTGGCAGGTGACCTGGACCAGGTCCCACCTGTCTGTGACTAGAACTAGGTTTTgaccggtacatttagtattttcgttttaatttaaaaaccagtaaattgttAAAACTTTTCAGAAATAGATAAAAATCatcttagctcagaaaaatataaataatatatcaaaattctcacaaaaataaactcgattcaaataaaatataaaacaaaaatgtgtgacaaaataaaaatccatttatttttaacttctttaattatgccttttcatttatttaaaatgcaaaataaattcaataaataattaagttccaaaattaaattttaactattcagtaactaaataaaatgttaagattaattttctttatcataattgcattCACTTAAATATTATTGATAATTCATAAACTCTAATTTGCATATtaccattttctattttttttaaatagtaataactcaagaaaatattataagccaatattattttaataGCCCAACAATTATGTACTTAAGCAATTTTAGTTAACAAGTCATTATTCTAAAACCTAaccataattaggaaaccctgatttctaattaaaccctaactagtaattaatttaattcttaaacctctaaaaaattaatagcatgttaaaattattaataactttatctcaagtacttaatcacattaattctagtaccaagtattactttcagaattggatcataatttagaaaccctagttttattataagctagaatctggatcccattattttatgtgatcatgtcaaaatgatttaaaccctaaaaccctagttgcttatcacatgtgatcatgtgagtttcaccttacatagagaaccatattaggtgaccaatgaatgcatgcttatgatccactagcatagaaCCAAGTCAcataagattatcatttcatgttcctatatattcttaattaaaacctacatgattcactagtatcacttaggagcaaaccctaatttgttaattggattagtaccattgatcaccactcctatataccataccattaggattaacctcaaccatcaaaccctagtagcaccatgatgataaaccctaataccaaccttgtgtagcaaatcacatcacatgcttcTATTCAACTAaatcctacttaggaaatgataagcacttagcttagaaactattagaaattatttggtaaagcaaatatgaagtcatagtaaaccctaactcatagcaacaccttgataaccatcctttgatatgatgcttaggagaaaccatagtaataaacctactaatacttgctacatgtagatcacttctacttaagcaccaactagccctattagtaaaccctaatagcacttagctcctatttaaagtagttcttgtccttattaacctgttcttcaaaagttattcttttgaagtacaaatgttaattaAACCATAGAAGCCCTAGTTCCTATTTAAAGTACTTACTATTTctaaatcaacatgttcttcaaaagttattcttttgaagtatagaataagtaatcatcaaccatgtcctgtagaacttaaaattgacaactgttctttacatattattccaccactattatttatgtgtaagattgttatgatgtcttatatcacttgtttaagaTGTTaatttaaccaaaccctaataagaatcttgtttgagaaccatcctaaaagtgcaaccaaccctaaagaaatctttacaactcatacatcctaaatcatcgaggttaggttacgctcgggacgattgcatctcatactatgcattatagcatctttgccagttctttaaacattgtccttaccggatgatgatggtatttcagaatttggagttatcacgtatcgaagcttttgcctgcataatcttgcagtcaagaaaggcaagttcatcgcttgctcatgtcatttgattatttgtatcaaactatatgcaaagtactatacttatcactcatgcattgaaaagcaaagtattattttacaattatgaatatgactatgtcgtgggcaatggaaccatggtatgtgttgatatggtggaggttccattgcatgggttatatcaccctaggattaattaccaatgccgtccagtgattctagcgtcgtacaaaccgcgttgaccatgagatctataatggctctgtgtaagggtattttacccttatccattattttggtatctatgacaccgtgctagagtatttggactaatacatgtctacaagatgactttcaggtattagccaaagaggtatgatggtgtagcaatggaacaaaaaggcaacgggagacccccaattcgacgaaaaatcgGCAAGTTTTTCGAGTACGGCCGGTCCAcgagatccggtcggaccggccccggcaccggacagcccggtcaccaaccggacccggaaccggtgccatccgggcaggttCCGAGTAAGAGGGCAAGCCCTCCGGTCggcgtccggtcgccagcccggtttcggaccgggctgctccggtccatggcccggtctcGACCGGGCACCGGACCGAGCGGCCCGGTCAGCAACCGGACTTTGCGCTCgtgccatccgggcgccatccGATAAGCTTCGGACGCCtacccggtcaagacccggtcccggctccggttggaaaccggccggcccgagtcagtggcccggtccgaccggctgtGGACCGGctctgtccggcgccaaatccggtcgaccgggtttctcgacgaatctgccgatgtggcaagtgaccaacggccgtatttagaagaacactataaataggccttctcctacctccgaacagttaggcaacatactacaagctgttcttgagctctctctctcttactccattgctagaaacaccaaaagcctcgagatctccctcctcctccacccaaactcaaatccctccggggaatcattagaggaggacccgatctaccgttctaccaagccaaatctcattcccccttgtattcattgagaagcttgcttcctagggttccttggaaaccctaggtgggcaagaaggagtccggaagcatccgggctgtggatttgctccgggcaagattgtgaaggtttggaggctacctcaaagtctaccacaagtgagtgagctattccttcgtgggataggctccggagaatagggtgagccttcgtggcgcggggaatccttcgtgggacctccactcctccaaacgtgacgtaccttgttgcaaagcaagggaacacgggaatacatcctcgtctccgcgtgctatcggttatctctaaccgaactccttacttgtgatttaaccgcctgtgagagccttcgtgctcgagttagttgtatcctcatataggttgcttcacctagtttgcattaggctcacctttatattccgcaaagcctaatattgcaaagaaagaattaaaatctgtagaaacctattcaccccccctctaggtttaccatctctatactttcaattggtatcagagcctggactcttattaagggcttcatcgccttaagagtgagatggataaactcttcgagggtctagatgacgactctaacctttcggttaaagagatgaaatatagactcttggcatatgatgccgagaagaagaaaaaggaggatgagttaCAAAAACAAATGAcagaaatgactgccatgcttaagaacttaacTGCCGGTGGAacttctagtggggcttcggtctctaaggaaacctaccatgaagctaaccatgactatcccaaaaacacttcacccatgcctcataaaccatagtgggaccgttccccattttcatggaactcactttccacattggaaatctgctatggaatctcatattcgcagactgcaagtgtggagctatgggagctcattgttcatggacatcgggagccacaagatcctactcggttgacctccaccgagttctacaaccgtcaactcaatgcctccgcacgtgacaagattagaagtggcatcaaccgcaagctccttgatcaagtcgatgacattatctcc contains:
- the LOC124697162 gene encoding subtilisin-like protease SBT1.6 translates to MGLRARLGLWSLADYGSDVIVGVLDTGVWPERRSLSDRNLPPVPARWRGGCDAGPAFPSSSCNRKLVGARFFSQGHAAHYGAAAASSNGSTEYMSPRDADGHGTHTATTAAGSVAYDASMEGYASGVAKGVAPKARVAAYKVCWKGAGCLDSDILAGFDRAVADGVDVISVSIGGGNGAVSPFYIDPIAIGSYGAVSRGVFVATSAGNEGPAPMSVTNLAPWVATVGAGTIDRSFPAEIVLGDGRRLSGVSLYSGKPLANNTMLSLYYPGRSGGLSASLCMENSIDPSLVAGKIVICDRGSSPRVAKGVVVKDAGGAAMVLANGEANGEGLIGDAHVLPACSVGESEGDALKAYAANATNPTATIVFRGTVIGVKPAPLVASFSARGPNGLVPEILKPDFIAPGVNILAAWTGATGPTGLESDPRRTEFNILSGTSMACPHASGAAALLRSAHPGWSPAAIRSALMTTAIVTDNRAGAVADEAEAGRAATPFDYGAGHVALGRALDPGLVYDAGEEDYVAFMCSIGYEANAIQVVTHRPVACPTSAAGTKPSGSDLNYPSISVVLYGGGNMSRTVIRTATNVGAEAAATYRARVEMSSGGVDVAVKPEKLVFSPTVQKQSFAVTVAAASAPAGAAPVYGHVVWSDGRGHDVRSPIVVTWLQPM